One stretch of Salmo trutta chromosome 7, fSalTru1.1, whole genome shotgun sequence DNA includes these proteins:
- the hmg20a gene encoding high mobility group protein 20A isoform X2, producing MEEQTGSPGNTDNSSQRNEEEKPRRSSWTKGRKRKKPVKDSNAPKAPLTGYVRFMNDRREQLRAERPDVPFPEITRMLGNEWSKLPPEDKQRYLDEAERDKERYMRDLEKYQKTEAYKHFTRKVQEKQKVKRHRGDGGHQVANESLHEKDTEGKERSVFDIPIFTEEFLNHSKAREAEMRQLRKTNMEYEERNAALQKHVESMRGAVERLDGDVRQERGRNGLLQQHLETLRQALTSSFSSVALPVSGETPTLDTIDSYMKKLHGIILSNPQEHDNLIGTVREVVNRLDR from the exons ATGGAAGAGCAGACAGGCTCACCTGGTAACACAGACAACAGCAGCCAGAGAAATGAAGAGGAG AAGCCCAGGCGCAGCAGCTGGACCAAGGGCCGTAAGAGGAAGAAGCCAGTGAAGGACAGCAACGCCCCCAAGGCACCGCTGACGGGCTATGTGCGCTTCATGAACGACCGGCGTGAGCAGCTGAGGGCTGAGCGGCCTGACGTGCCCTTCCCAGAGATCACCAGGATGCTGGGCAATGAGTGGAGCAAACTGCCGCCGGAAGACAAGCAG CGCTACCTGGACGAGGCGGAGAGGGACAAGGAGCGCTACATGCGTGACCTGGAGAAGTACCAGAAGACGGAGGCCTACAAGCACTTCACCCGGAAGGTGCAGGAGAAACAGAAGGTCAAGAGGCACCGGGGAG ATGGCGGGCACCAGGTAGCCAACGAATCTCTTCACGAG AAGGACACAGAGGGCAAGGAAAGGTCTGTGTTCGACattcccatcttcacagaggagtTTCTCAACCACAGCAAAG CACGGGAGGCGGAGATGCGTCAGCTGCGCAAGACCAACATGGAGTATGAGGAACGCAACGCGGCACTGCAGAAGCACGTGGAGAGCATGCGCGGCGCTGTAGAGCGCCTGGATGGCGACGTGAGGCAGGAGAGGGGACGCAACGGGCTGCTCCAGCAGCACCTGGAGACCCTGCGCCAGGCCCTGACCAGCAGCTTCTCCTCTGTGGCCCTGCCtg TTAGTGGGGAGACCCCTACCCTGGACACCATCGACTCCTACATGAAAAAGCTCCATGGTATCATCCTGAGTAACCCGCAGGAGCACGATAACCTCATCGGCACCGTAAGAGAGGTGGTCAACCGGCTGGACAGGTAA
- the hmg20a gene encoding high mobility group protein 20A isoform X1 has protein sequence MEEQTGSPGNTDNSSQRNEEEKPRRSSWTKGRKRKKPVKDSNAPKAPLTGYVRFMNDRREQLRAERPDVPFPEITRMLGNEWSKLPPEDKQRYLDEAERDKERYMRDLEKYQKTEAYKHFTRKVQEKQKVKRHRGDGGHQVANESLHEKDTEGKERSVFDIPIFTEEFLNHSKAREAEMRQLRKTNMEYEERNAALQKHVESMRGAVERLDGDVRQERGRNGLLQQHLETLRQALTSSFSSVALPVSGETPTLDTIDSYMKKLHGIILSNPQEHDNLIGTVREVVNRLDR, from the exons ATGGAAGAGCAGACAGGCTCACCTGGTAACACAGACAACAGCAGCCAGAGAAATGAAGAGGAG AAGCCCAGGCGCAGCAGCTGGACCAAGGGCCGTAAGAGGAAGAAGCCAGTGAAGGACAGCAACGCCCCCAAGGCACCGCTGACGGGCTATGTGCGCTTCATGAACGACCGGCGTGAGCAGCTGAGGGCTGAGCGGCCTGACGTGCCCTTCCCAGAGATCACCAGGATGCTGGGCAATGAGTGGAGCAAACTGCCGCCGGAAGACAAGCAG CGCTACCTGGACGAGGCGGAGAGGGACAAGGAGCGCTACATGCGTGACCTGGAGAAGTACCAGAAGACGGAGGCCTACAAGCACTTCACCCGGAAGGTGCAGGAGAAACAGAAGGTCAAGAGGCACCGGGGAG ATGGCGGGCACCAGGTAGCCAACGAATCTCTTCACGAG AAGGACACAGAGGGCAAGGAAAGGTCTGTGTTCGACattcccatcttcacagaggagtTTCTCAACCACAGCAAAG CACGGGAGGCGGAGATGCGTCAGCTGCGCAAGACCAACATGGAGTATGAGGAACGCAACGCGGCACTGCAGAAGCACGTGGAGAGCATGCGCGGCGCTGTAGAGCGCCTGGATGGCGACGTGAGGCAGGAGAGGGGACGCAACGGGCTGCTCCAGCAGCACCTGGAGACCCTGCGCCAGGCCCTGACCAGCAGCTTCTCCTCTGTGGCCCTGCCtg TTAGTGGGGAGACCCCTACCCTGGACACCATCGACTCCTACATGAAAAAGCTCCATGGTATCATCCTGAGTAACCCGCAGGAGCACGATAACCTCATCGGCACCGTAAGAGAGGTGGTCAACCGGCTGGACAG GTAA